One part of the Bradyrhizobium sp. CB1650 genome encodes these proteins:
- a CDS encoding nitrite/sulfite reductase — MYAYDEIDRTLVNERVSEFRDQVKRRLSGELTEDEFKLLRLQNGVYLQLHAYMFRVAIPYGTLASNQLRRLAHVARTYDRGYGHFTTRQNIQFNWIKLAELPDALADLAEVGIHAMQTSGNNMRNVTSDQWAGVAPGEIEDPRIWSELIRQHTTLHPEFSFLPRKFKIAITASDHDRAAIKIHDIGLRLVKNEKDETGFEVLVGGGLGRTPFIAKTIKHFVHGRDILSYIEAILRVYNQYGRRDNIYKARIKILVHELGIEKFSREVEDEWQHIRNSSLQIDDEVIEDIRSRFTYPAYEKMPHMPDELRQAAADPDFEAWRKNSVAAHKVQGYSIVTISLKPTGKPPGDATAEQMDALADLADRYSFGEIRVGHEQNLALPHVAKRDLPALWKALDKLGLATPNVNLITDIIACPGLDYCSLANARSIPIAQELTRRFANHELANLIGRLHINISGCINACGHHHVGHIGILGVEKNGEEIYQITIGGRADENAALGNLIGPGVKFDEVADVVEDIVEAYLALRERPEELFIEAVKRLGVEPFKERVYATR; from the coding sequence ATGTACGCTTACGATGAAATCGACCGCACGCTGGTCAACGAGCGTGTCTCGGAATTTCGCGACCAGGTGAAGCGGCGCCTTTCCGGCGAGCTCACCGAGGACGAATTCAAGCTTCTGCGGCTTCAGAACGGCGTCTATCTGCAACTGCACGCCTACATGTTCCGCGTCGCGATTCCCTATGGAACGCTGGCGTCGAACCAGTTGCGGCGGCTCGCGCACGTCGCGCGAACCTACGATCGCGGCTACGGCCATTTCACCACGCGGCAGAACATCCAGTTCAACTGGATCAAGCTCGCCGAGCTGCCGGATGCGCTGGCCGATCTCGCCGAGGTCGGCATCCATGCGATGCAGACCTCCGGCAACAACATGCGCAACGTCACCTCGGACCAGTGGGCCGGCGTCGCGCCGGGCGAGATCGAGGATCCCCGCATCTGGTCGGAGCTGATCCGCCAGCACACCACGCTGCATCCCGAATTCTCCTTCCTGCCGCGCAAGTTCAAGATCGCGATCACCGCGTCGGACCATGACCGCGCCGCGATCAAGATCCACGACATCGGCCTCAGGCTGGTCAAGAACGAGAAGGACGAGACCGGTTTCGAAGTGCTGGTTGGCGGCGGTCTCGGCCGCACGCCGTTCATCGCCAAGACGATCAAGCACTTCGTGCATGGCCGCGATATCCTGAGCTATATCGAGGCCATCTTACGCGTCTACAACCAGTACGGCCGCCGCGACAACATCTACAAGGCCCGCATCAAGATCCTGGTGCACGAGCTCGGCATCGAGAAATTCTCCCGCGAAGTCGAGGATGAGTGGCAGCACATTCGCAACTCCTCGCTCCAGATCGACGATGAGGTGATCGAGGACATCCGCTCGCGCTTCACCTATCCGGCCTATGAGAAGATGCCGCACATGCCGGACGAGCTGCGCCAGGCCGCGGCCGATCCGGATTTCGAGGCATGGCGCAAGAACTCGGTCGCCGCGCACAAGGTTCAGGGCTATTCCATCGTCACGATCTCGCTGAAGCCGACGGGCAAGCCTCCGGGCGATGCCACCGCCGAGCAGATGGATGCGCTCGCCGATCTCGCCGACAGATATTCCTTCGGCGAGATTCGCGTCGGCCACGAGCAGAACCTGGCGCTGCCGCACGTCGCCAAGCGCGACCTGCCCGCGCTGTGGAAGGCGCTCGACAAGCTCGGCCTGGCCACGCCGAACGTCAACCTGATCACCGACATCATCGCCTGCCCCGGGCTCGACTATTGCTCGCTGGCGAATGCGCGCTCGATCCCGATCGCGCAGGAGCTGACGCGGCGCTTCGCCAATCACGAGCTCGCCAACCTGATCGGGCGGCTGCACATCAACATCTCCGGCTGCATCAACGCCTGCGGCCATCACCATGTCGGCCATATCGGCATTCTCGGCGTCGAGAAGAACGGCGAGGAGATCTATCAGATCACCATCGGCGGCCGCGCCGACGAGAATGCCGCGCTCGGCAATCTGATCGGCCCCGGCGTGAAGTTCGACGAGGTCGCCGACGTCGTCGAGGACATCGTGGAAGCTTATCTCGCACTGCGCGAGCGCCCGGAAGAGCTGTTCATCGAAGCGGTGAAACGTCTCGGCGTCGAGCCCTTCAAGGAGCGTGTCTATGCCACTCGTTAA
- a CDS encoding patatin-like phospholipase family protein, translating into MTDHSPEVASVPANAQRVLVLQGGGALGSYQAGAYQSLCHFGFEPEWVAGISIGAVNAAIIAGNEGQTRVKRLKEFWEMVSAPVPWKPIGKSDHSRELFNSTSAALIATFGVPGFFVPRVPPAPLWPPGHPEAESYYDTAPLKKTLERLVDFDRINDLKTRLSVGAVGVTSGNFKYFDNYEFKKLGKKIGPEHIMASGALPPGFPSVLIEGEHYWDGGIASNTPLDYVLDAEFQRDMLIFQVDLFSARGDLPTSLLEAAEREKDIRYSSRTRMNTDKNKQIHNARRAVRDLISKLPDYLKNDPSVEFLSKAARESTVTVVHLIYRSKNYESSSKDYDFSHVAMVEHWEAGVRDVHLSMRHKDWLERPQSGETMVTYDLTGDVSAPPAKRSERNG; encoded by the coding sequence ATGACCGATCATAGTCCAGAAGTCGCCAGTGTCCCCGCGAATGCGCAACGCGTCCTGGTCTTGCAGGGCGGCGGCGCGCTCGGCTCCTACCAGGCCGGTGCCTATCAGTCGCTGTGCCATTTCGGCTTCGAGCCGGAATGGGTCGCCGGCATCTCGATCGGCGCGGTCAACGCCGCCATCATCGCCGGCAATGAAGGGCAAACCCGCGTCAAGCGGCTGAAGGAATTCTGGGAGATGGTCTCGGCGCCGGTGCCCTGGAAGCCGATCGGCAAGAGCGATCACAGCCGCGAGCTGTTCAACTCCACCAGCGCGGCGCTGATCGCGACCTTCGGCGTGCCCGGCTTCTTCGTTCCTCGGGTCCCGCCCGCGCCGCTGTGGCCGCCGGGTCACCCCGAAGCGGAGAGCTATTACGACACCGCGCCGCTGAAGAAGACGCTGGAGCGGCTGGTCGATTTCGACCGCATCAACGACCTGAAGACGCGCCTGTCGGTCGGCGCGGTCGGCGTCACCTCGGGCAACTTCAAATATTTCGACAATTACGAGTTCAAGAAGCTCGGCAAGAAGATCGGCCCCGAGCACATCATGGCGTCCGGCGCGCTGCCGCCGGGCTTTCCATCCGTCCTCATCGAGGGCGAGCACTATTGGGACGGCGGCATCGCCTCCAACACGCCGCTCGACTACGTGCTCGATGCCGAATTCCAGCGCGACATGCTGATCTTCCAGGTCGACCTGTTCAGCGCGCGGGGGGACCTGCCGACCTCGCTGCTCGAAGCCGCCGAGCGCGAGAAGGACATCCGCTATTCCAGCCGCACGCGGATGAACACGGACAAGAACAAGCAGATCCACAATGCCCGCCGGGCGGTGCGCGACCTGATCAGCAAGCTGCCGGACTACCTGAAGAACGATCCGTCGGTCGAATTCCTTTCCAAGGCGGCGCGCGAGAGCACCGTGACCGTCGTGCATCTGATCTATCGCAGCAAGAACTACGAATCCTCATCCAAGGATTACGACTTCTCGCATGTCGCCATGGTCGAGCATTGGGAAGCAGGGGTACGTGACGTGCACCTGTCGATGCGCCACAAGGATTGGCTCGAGCGGCCGCAGTCCGGCGAGACCATGGTGACCTACGATCTCACGGGGGACGTCTCCGCGCCCCCGGCAAAAAGGAGCGAACGAAATGGGTAG
- a CDS encoding DUF2849 domain-containing protein, translating to MTSPLEQKKIRIAGPSVVTANRTWDGAVVYRTAAKDWSADLSEAAIVRNSDEAKALLAESVADDVGAVGAYIAPVQVGEDGKIQPGNLREQIRRTGVTIGQPVQV from the coding sequence ATGACCTCCCCGCTTGAACAGAAGAAGATCCGTATCGCCGGCCCCTCGGTCGTGACCGCTAACCGAACCTGGGATGGTGCGGTGGTCTATCGCACCGCTGCCAAGGACTGGTCCGCCGACCTGTCTGAGGCCGCGATCGTGCGCAACTCCGACGAGGCGAAAGCGTTGCTTGCGGAGTCCGTTGCCGATGACGTCGGTGCCGTGGGTGCCTATATCGCCCCGGTGCAGGTCGGCGAGGACGGCAAGATCCAACCCGGCAATCTGCGCGAACAGATCCGCCGCACCGGTGTGACCATCGGGCAGCCGGTCCAGGTTTAA
- the cysG gene encoding siroheme synthase CysG, which yields MRFLPVFLDLKAGPVVLIGAGELLRAKLRVLAAAGARVRVHAIDGNHDLGGLGNDDAARIEFAAGDPLAADLAGVIAVVCAGAGDVGVAMSVRAKALGLPVNVMDDLEHSSFIFPAIVDRGDVVVAVGTGGTSPVVARRVREKIEALLPARIGELAEFIGGFRKSINDRIAEFPLRRRFWERVIDGPIGASVLAGRKGEAEAVLAQISDPSAFARADKPEGSVTLVGAGPGDPDLLTIKALRALQDADIVFHDELVSVEILDRIRRDTTRVAVGRRVGKPGIGQDAINKRMIEAAQVGQRVVRLKGGDPFVFGRGGEEVEALRAAGVAYSIIPGITAGIGGAADFEVPLTYRHEATRITFLTAHKARDAETVDWSTLTDTRMTVVVYMGMTAAPAVRAGLFAAGRSPETPVGVFARVTRPDAQAAIGTLRDLPELVRRTNGGPAILIIGDVVRHAGSVRRETPKQIISDLLDAAE from the coding sequence ATGCGGTTCTTGCCGGTGTTCCTCGATCTCAAGGCCGGTCCGGTGGTCCTCATCGGCGCGGGCGAGCTTTTGCGCGCCAAGCTGCGCGTGCTCGCCGCCGCTGGCGCGCGCGTGCGCGTGCATGCGATCGACGGCAATCATGATCTCGGCGGACTCGGCAACGATGACGCGGCACGCATCGAGTTCGCCGCCGGCGATCCGCTTGCAGCCGATCTTGCCGGCGTCATTGCGGTCGTCTGCGCAGGTGCGGGCGATGTTGGGGTTGCGATGTCGGTTCGCGCCAAGGCGCTCGGCCTGCCCGTCAATGTGATGGACGACCTCGAGCATTCCAGTTTCATCTTTCCGGCGATCGTCGATCGCGGCGATGTCGTGGTCGCAGTCGGCACCGGCGGCACCTCGCCTGTGGTGGCGCGGCGCGTGCGCGAGAAGATCGAGGCGTTGCTGCCGGCGCGGATCGGCGAGCTCGCCGAATTCATCGGCGGCTTCCGCAAATCGATCAACGATCGCATCGCCGAGTTTCCATTGCGCCGCCGCTTCTGGGAGCGCGTGATCGACGGTCCGATCGGTGCCTCCGTGCTCGCCGGCCGCAAGGGCGAGGCGGAAGCTGTGCTTGCGCAAATTTCCGATCCGTCCGCCTTCGCGCGCGCCGACAAGCCGGAGGGTTCCGTGACGCTGGTCGGCGCCGGCCCCGGCGACCCCGATCTTCTCACCATCAAAGCGCTACGCGCGTTGCAGGATGCCGATATCGTCTTTCATGACGAGCTGGTCTCGGTGGAAATTCTCGACCGCATCCGCCGCGACACCACGCGCGTTGCCGTCGGCCGCCGTGTTGGTAAGCCCGGCATCGGCCAGGACGCCATCAACAAACGCATGATCGAGGCCGCACAGGTCGGCCAGCGTGTGGTGCGCTTGAAGGGCGGCGATCCCTTCGTGTTCGGCCGCGGCGGGGAAGAGGTCGAAGCGTTGCGGGCGGCGGGCGTTGCCTATTCCATCATCCCCGGCATCACCGCAGGCATCGGCGGCGCCGCCGATTTCGAAGTGCCGCTCACCTACCGCCACGAAGCGACCCGCATCACCTTCCTCACCGCGCACAAGGCGCGCGACGCCGAGACCGTCGACTGGTCGACACTGACCGACACCAGGATGACCGTCGTGGTCTACATGGGCATGACCGCAGCGCCGGCTGTGCGCGCAGGCCTGTTCGCCGCCGGACGGTCGCCGGAGACGCCGGTCGGCGTGTTCGCCCGCGTCACCCGGCCTGATGCACAGGCCGCGATCGGCACGCTGCGTGACCTGCCCGAGCTCGTCAGGCGGACCAATGGCGGTCCCGCCATTCTCATCATCGGTGACGTGGTCCGGCATGCCGGTTCCGTTCGCCGTGAAACGCCCAAACAAATCATCTCAGACCTGTTGGATGCAGCCGAATGA
- a CDS encoding CAP domain-containing protein: protein MRAAAAILILLLLAGCAGNEAPIQQPSMYADMAVPGAKLDAQAAAVMISQYRQNNGLGTVIIDPDLTMLAESQANAMAAANKMDHDVRAPLGKRLNAGGYPATVAVENISAGYHTLAEAFSGWRDSPPHRANMLKTGVTKLGIAASYAPGTKYKVFWTMILASTEPR, encoded by the coding sequence ATGCGCGCCGCGGCCGCAATTCTCATTCTTTTGCTGTTGGCCGGCTGTGCGGGCAACGAAGCGCCGATCCAGCAGCCGTCCATGTATGCGGACATGGCGGTCCCGGGCGCGAAGCTCGATGCGCAGGCAGCCGCAGTGATGATCTCGCAGTACCGGCAGAACAACGGGCTCGGCACCGTCATCATCGACCCCGACCTGACGATGCTCGCCGAATCCCAGGCCAACGCCATGGCGGCGGCGAACAAGATGGACCATGATGTCCGCGCACCCTTGGGCAAGCGCCTCAATGCCGGCGGCTATCCGGCCACCGTCGCGGTCGAGAACATCTCGGCCGGCTATCATACGCTGGCGGAAGCGTTTTCCGGCTGGCGCGACTCACCTCCGCACCGGGCCAACATGCTCAAAACCGGTGTCACAAAATTGGGCATAGCTGCGAGCTATGCTCCGGGCACCAAATACAAGGTGTTCTGGACCATGATCCTGGCCTCGACGGAGCCCCGATAA
- a CDS encoding sulfate ABC transporter ATP-binding protein has protein sequence MTIEVRNLVKKFGSFAALDGVDLKVDNGELLALLGPSGSGKTTLLRIIAGLDWPDAGEVSFNGEDALAQGARERHVGFVFQHYALFRHMTVFENVAFGLRVQPRGIRKDESTIRARVKELLDLVQLDWLADRYPSQLSGGQRQRIALARALAIEPRILLLDEPFGALDAKVRKELRKWLRSLHHEINVTSIFVTHDQEEALEVANRVVVMDKGRIEQIGSPGDVYDNPATAFVHGFIGESIVLPVDVADGAIRLGDRPLNLAAQGITPGASRLFVRRHDMLVGPPGSGAFEGAVQHVRNFGPVQRAEVTLFGGETIEIDAPRDKELRAGDTIGLEPRRYRIFAGA, from the coding sequence GTGACCATTGAAGTCAGGAATCTCGTCAAGAAGTTCGGCAGCTTCGCAGCGCTCGACGGCGTCGACCTCAAGGTCGACAATGGCGAATTGCTGGCGCTGCTCGGCCCGTCCGGCTCCGGCAAGACGACGCTGCTGCGGATCATCGCCGGCCTCGACTGGCCTGACGCAGGCGAAGTCTCCTTCAATGGCGAGGACGCGCTGGCGCAGGGTGCGCGAGAGCGCCACGTCGGCTTCGTGTTCCAGCACTACGCGCTGTTCCGCCACATGACGGTGTTCGAGAACGTCGCCTTCGGCCTGCGCGTGCAGCCGCGCGGCATCCGCAAGGATGAATCGACCATCCGAGCGCGTGTCAAGGAGCTGCTCGATCTCGTGCAGCTCGACTGGCTCGCCGACCGCTATCCGAGCCAGCTTTCCGGCGGTCAGCGCCAACGCATTGCGCTCGCCCGTGCGCTCGCGATCGAGCCGCGCATCCTGCTGCTCGACGAGCCGTTCGGTGCGCTCGATGCGAAAGTGCGCAAAGAGCTGCGCAAATGGCTGCGCTCGCTGCATCACGAGATCAACGTCACCTCGATCTTCGTCACCCACGACCAGGAGGAAGCGCTCGAAGTCGCCAACCGCGTCGTGGTGATGGACAAGGGCAGGATCGAGCAGATCGGCTCGCCCGGCGACGTCTACGACAATCCCGCGACCGCCTTCGTGCACGGCTTCATCGGCGAATCCATCGTGCTGCCGGTCGACGTGGCCGATGGGGCCATCCGGCTCGGCGATCGCCCGCTCAATCTTGCGGCCCAGGGCATCACGCCTGGCGCGTCACGACTGTTCGTGCGGCGACACGATATGCTGGTCGGCCCGCCTGGCAGCGGGGCCTTTGAGGGCGCCGTGCAGCATGTCCGGAATTTCGGCCCGGTGCAGCGAGCCGAAGTGACGCTGTTCGGCGGCGAAACCATCGAGATCGACGCGCCCCGCGACAAGGAACTGCGCGCCGGCGACACGATCGGCCTCGAGCCTCGCCGCTACCGGATATTTGCGGGCGCCTAA
- a CDS encoding phosphoadenylyl-sulfate reductase → MSAVGPQVASTPVSALPSADELDRGLRDASPAEVIAAALKAVGREKLALVSSFGTESATLLKVMADVDPAIPVIFLDTGWLFEETLAYRDTLIAALGLKDVRSIKPAEETLLRDDPDRELWFSDPDACCRIRKVEPLARALKPFSAWINGRKRFQGNARADIPVVEDDGARLKFNPFANVSREELEAIFVRAKLPRHPLVASGFLSVGCMPCTSRTAEGEDSRAGRWRGRTKTECGIHTMKIS, encoded by the coding sequence ATGAGCGCGGTCGGCCCCCAGGTTGCGTCCACGCCCGTCTCTGCGTTGCCCTCGGCGGACGAACTCGACCGCGGCTTGCGCGATGCGTCGCCCGCGGAGGTCATCGCTGCAGCCCTGAAGGCGGTTGGCCGCGAGAAGCTCGCGCTGGTGTCGTCCTTCGGCACGGAATCGGCAACGCTGCTCAAGGTGATGGCGGATGTCGATCCCGCCATCCCCGTCATCTTCCTCGATACCGGCTGGTTGTTCGAAGAGACGCTCGCCTATCGCGATACGCTGATTGCGGCGCTCGGGCTGAAGGACGTCCGCTCGATCAAGCCGGCGGAGGAGACGCTGTTGCGCGATGACCCGGACCGCGAGCTCTGGTTCTCCGATCCCGACGCCTGCTGCCGCATCCGCAAGGTGGAGCCGCTGGCGCGCGCGCTAAAGCCGTTCTCTGCCTGGATCAACGGTCGCAAGCGCTTCCAGGGCAATGCGCGCGCCGACATTCCGGTCGTCGAGGACGACGGCGCGCGGTTGAAGTTCAATCCCTTCGCCAATGTCTCGCGCGAGGAGTTGGAGGCGATCTTCGTCCGCGCCAAATTGCCGCGGCACCCTCTGGTCGCGTCAGGATTTCTGTCCGTTGGCTGCATGCCTTGCACCAGCCGGACGGCCGAAGGCGAGGATTCTCGCGCTGGTAGATGGCGCGGCCGGACCAAGACAGAATGCGGCATTCACACGATGAAGATTTCGTAG
- the cysW gene encoding sulfate ABC transporter permease subunit CysW encodes MTIQIADTVSLTSRDARARAHAVAARDSLRTEPKAVRIAIITLAVLFLTVFVVLPLVVVFAQAFAKGVLAYLAALSEPEALAAIKLTLLVALISVGLNLVFGLVAAWAIAKFDFKGKTFLITLIDLPFSVSPVISGLVFVLLFGAQGYFGGALREHDIQILFAVPGIALATTFVTFPFVARALIPLMQEQGTQEEEAAISLGASGLQTFFRVTLPNIKWGVLYGVLLCNARAMGEFGAVSVVSGHIRGETNTMPLLVEILYNEYQFVAAFAIASLLAMLALITLIAKTVLERHLHEGHDDRDH; translated from the coding sequence ATGACCATCCAGATCGCAGATACCGTCTCGCTGACCTCGCGCGATGCGCGGGCACGTGCGCATGCCGTCGCCGCGCGCGACAGTCTTCGCACCGAGCCGAAGGCGGTCCGGATCGCCATCATCACGCTGGCGGTATTGTTCCTCACCGTGTTCGTCGTGCTTCCGCTGGTGGTGGTATTCGCGCAGGCCTTCGCGAAGGGCGTTCTGGCCTATCTCGCCGCGCTCTCCGAGCCGGAGGCGCTGGCCGCGATCAAGCTGACGCTGCTGGTCGCATTGATCTCGGTCGGCCTCAATCTCGTGTTCGGCCTGGTCGCGGCCTGGGCTATCGCCAAGTTCGACTTCAAGGGCAAAACCTTCCTGATCACGCTGATCGACCTGCCGTTCTCGGTGAGCCCGGTGATCTCCGGTCTGGTCTTCGTGCTGCTGTTCGGGGCACAGGGCTATTTCGGCGGTGCCTTGCGCGAGCACGACATCCAGATCCTGTTCGCGGTGCCCGGCATTGCGCTGGCGACCACCTTCGTGACCTTCCCGTTCGTGGCGCGCGCGCTGATCCCGCTGATGCAGGAGCAGGGCACGCAGGAGGAAGAAGCCGCGATCTCGCTCGGCGCCTCGGGTTTGCAGACCTTCTTCCGTGTCACGCTGCCCAACATCAAATGGGGTGTGCTCTACGGCGTCCTGCTGTGCAACGCGCGTGCGATGGGCGAGTTCGGCGCCGTGTCGGTCGTCTCCGGCCACATTCGCGGCGAGACCAACACCATGCCGCTGCTGGTCGAGATTCTCTACAACGAGTACCAGTTCGTTGCTGCCTTCGCGATCGCCTCGCTGCTCGCGATGCTGGCGCTGATCACGCTGATCGCCAAGACCGTTCTCGAACGTCATCTGCACGAAGGACACGACGACCGTGACCATTGA
- the cysT gene encoding sulfate ABC transporter permease subunit CysT encodes MGLTLTWLSIIVLIPLAGLFLKSLELSPEQFWNILSSRRTLNALRVSFGLAFAAACVNLVMGSIIVWALVRYRFPGRRLFDAIVDVPFALPTAVAGVALTALFAEKGWLGAPLAALGIKVAFTPLGIFVAMIFIGIPFVVRTVQPVLQDLDPEIEEAAGSLGASRWQTIIRVILPSLAPALLTGLALAFARAVGEYGSVIFIAGNLPNVSEIAPLLIVIRLSEFRYADATAIAVVMLVVSFVTIFAVNRLQRWAQNRIPAR; translated from the coding sequence ATGGGACTGACGCTGACCTGGCTGTCGATCATCGTCCTGATTCCGCTCGCCGGGCTGTTCCTGAAGTCGCTTGAGCTGAGCCCCGAGCAGTTCTGGAACATACTCTCCAGCCGCCGCACCCTGAACGCATTGCGGGTCTCGTTCGGCCTCGCCTTCGCGGCGGCCTGCGTCAATCTGGTCATGGGCAGCATCATCGTCTGGGCGCTGGTGCGCTACCGCTTCCCCGGCCGGCGGCTGTTCGATGCCATCGTGGACGTGCCGTTCGCCCTGCCGACGGCGGTCGCCGGCGTCGCTCTGACCGCGCTGTTCGCCGAGAAGGGCTGGCTGGGCGCGCCGCTCGCGGCCCTCGGCATCAAGGTGGCGTTCACGCCGCTCGGCATCTTCGTCGCCATGATCTTCATCGGCATTCCCTTCGTGGTCCGTACCGTGCAGCCGGTGCTCCAGGATCTCGATCCCGAGATCGAGGAGGCCGCCGGCAGCTTGGGGGCCAGCCGCTGGCAGACCATCATCCGCGTGATCCTGCCCTCGCTCGCGCCCGCGCTGCTGACCGGACTGGCGCTCGCCTTCGCGCGCGCCGTCGGCGAATACGGCTCGGTGATCTTCATCGCCGGCAACCTGCCGAACGTCTCCGAGATCGCGCCGCTCCTGATCGTGATCCGGCTCTCGGAATTCCGCTATGCCGATGCGACCGCGATCGCGGTCGTCATGCTCGTCGTGTCATTCGTCACTATCTTCGCGGTCAACCGGTTGCAGCGCTGGGCGCAGAACCGGATCCCGGCGCGTTGA
- a CDS encoding sulfate ABC transporter substrate-binding protein, whose protein sequence is MMRRIVPLAAGLLWASSALAADINLLNVSYDPTRELYAEFNKAFSRVYQKETGKSVEIKQSHGGSGSQARAVIDGLQADVVTLALAYDIDAIAAKGFTATDWQKRLPQNSSPYTSTIVFLVRKGNPKGIKDWDDLIKPGVAVITPNPKTSGGARWNYLAAWGFAQKKYGSADKAKEFIGKLYQQVPVLDTGARGATVTFVERGVGDVLLAWENEAFLALKEFGAEKFEIVAPPQSILAEPPVAIVDKVADKKGTRNAADAYLQYWYTREGQEIAARNFYRPRDPEVAKKYENSFAKVELFTIDDVFGGWTKAQREHFADGGVFDQIYKN, encoded by the coding sequence ATGATGCGCCGTATCGTTCCGCTCGCTGCAGGACTGCTCTGGGCAAGCTCGGCTCTCGCCGCTGACATCAATTTGTTGAATGTGTCGTACGATCCGACGCGTGAACTCTATGCCGAGTTCAACAAGGCGTTCTCGCGCGTCTATCAGAAGGAAACCGGCAAAAGCGTCGAGATCAAGCAGTCGCATGGCGGCAGCGGATCGCAGGCGCGCGCGGTGATCGACGGATTGCAGGCGGATGTGGTGACGCTCGCGCTCGCCTATGACATCGACGCCATCGCCGCCAAGGGCTTCACAGCGACCGACTGGCAGAAGCGATTGCCGCAGAATTCATCACCCTACACCTCGACCATCGTCTTCCTGGTGCGAAAGGGCAATCCCAAGGGCATCAAGGACTGGGACGACCTGATCAAGCCGGGCGTTGCCGTGATCACGCCGAACCCGAAGACGTCGGGCGGCGCGCGCTGGAATTATCTGGCGGCTTGGGGTTTTGCGCAGAAGAAATACGGCTCGGCCGACAAGGCCAAGGAATTCATCGGAAAGCTCTATCAGCAGGTGCCGGTGCTGGATACCGGCGCGCGTGGCGCGACGGTGACCTTCGTCGAGCGCGGCGTCGGCGACGTCTTGCTCGCCTGGGAGAACGAGGCGTTCCTCGCCCTCAAGGAGTTCGGCGCGGAGAAATTCGAGATCGTGGCGCCGCCGCAATCGATCCTTGCCGAGCCGCCGGTCGCGATCGTCGACAAGGTTGCCGACAAGAAGGGCACCCGCAACGCCGCCGATGCCTATCTGCAATACTGGTACACCAGGGAAGGCCAGGAGATCGCCGCGCGCAATTTCTACCGTCCGCGTGATCCGGAGGTCGCCAAAAAATACGAAAACTCCTTCGCAAAGGTCGAGCTGTTCACGATCGACGACGTGTTCGGCGGCTGGACCAAAGCGCAGCGGGAACATTTCGCCGATGGCGGCGTCTTCGATCAGATCTACAAGAACTGA
- a CDS encoding DUF934 domain-containing protein — protein MPLVNGGKIVDDSFTKLAVDTPLPESGDILVPAERFLSDAEVFLARAGKVGVIWPNNRDIDELVPFLCRLAAVALVFPTFRDGRAYSQARLLRERFDYRGELRATGQVLRDQFVFMLRAGFDAFDVKKQADAEAFMQTAKRYSVFYQPTGDGRITALHRRMQLRHSEGVGT, from the coding sequence ATGCCACTCGTTAATGGCGGAAAGATCGTCGACGACAGCTTCACAAAGCTCGCCGTCGATACGCCGCTGCCCGAAAGCGGCGACATCCTGGTGCCGGCCGAGCGCTTCCTCAGCGATGCGGAGGTGTTCCTCGCGCGCGCCGGCAAGGTCGGCGTGATCTGGCCGAACAACCGCGACATCGACGAGCTCGTGCCCTTTCTCTGCCGGCTTGCCGCGGTGGCGCTGGTGTTCCCGACCTTCCGCGACGGACGTGCCTACAGTCAGGCGCGGCTGCTGCGCGAGCGCTTCGACTATCGCGGCGAGCTGCGCGCAACCGGCCAGGTGCTGCGCGACCAGTTCGTGTTCATGCTGCGCGCGGGCTTCGACGCCTTCGACGTCAAGAAGCAGGCCGACGCGGAAGCCTTCATGCAGACCGCGAAGCGTTATTCGGTGTTCTATCAGCCGACCGGCGACGGCCGCATCACGGCGCTGCACCGGCGCATGCAGCTCCGCCATTCGGAAGGTGTCGGCACATGA